DNA sequence from the bacterium genome:
GTGCGCAGATGGTCCGCCAGATCCCGAGCATCGATTGCGTCGCTCTTCGACCCGGCCTTCGACTGCGGCTGCTCGACGACGAGCTCGGCAACACGCGGCTCGAGGATCTCGTGGAGCCAGGCACTCCACTCGCCCTCCTCCAGACACACGTGCAGCTGCCCTGGAATCTGTGCGAGATAGCCGATGAGCGCCTGGCCGTTGGTCTCGACGACATCTTGTCGGACCTTCTTGCCAGACGCGCTCATCACGTAGATTGTCGAGCTCTTCGAATGGACGTCCATTCCGATGTAGCGTTGCATCGCGATCCTCCTTGGTAGGGGCTTCGTGCCCGGGTTGTATGACGTACCCCGAGCTTCGCCTCCCTGAGGAGGATCGCCAAGTCTCGTCAGACGAGCAGAGGGGACTCGCGGATCTCGACATCGCGATGCCCCGCCCAGCCATGGGAGCAGGACGTGGCTTTCCTACGATGTCTTCTGAGACATTCCAGTCGGGCGCAAGCCGAAGGCGGAATGAGTATCCTGTCACCGATTTCTTCTGCGTCCCACGCCGGGAGGTGCCACGCGAATGGCCCCGCCGGGAGGCGCTCGCCGCGGAACCAGGTGATTCTCCGCGCCCTCAAGGAGTACGGCATGATGCTCGCCGACAACGGCTCCGCGTGGTCGCTCTTCGGAGCGCCCGATGAGCGTTGGGTGCGACCCTTGAGGTTCGGACCGGCTGGCCGGTTCCGCCATAGATTTCACGGCGCGGGAGCACCCGGCAGGGGGTTGCTCCAGCTCCCTGGGGCCTGTCAGAATAAGACGAAGACCCAATCGGACGTCAAAGAATGAAAGCGTTTCTCAGCCTCGCGGCAGCCGTGTTGGTATTGGGTGCGGTCGGGGCGACCGCCGGCGAGGCACAGGTACACCCGGTGCGCTGGGGTGAGGATCAGGTCCCGCCTCAGGCTGTCGAATCAGCGAGACCGTCGCTGGTGCCGGCCGGCGGCGGCATCGAGTTCCCAGACGGTTCGGTCCAAACAACGGCGGCGCGGGGCCGTCGTCCAGCTCGGGTGCCGCGTACGGGGCAGACGAGCTGCTACGACGTCTTGGGTGCCATCGTCGGGTGCGCACCGTGGATCGGCCTGGGCCAAGACGGGGCTCTTCAGCTAGGCGTAACCTGGCCGAATCCACGGTTCACCAAGAACGGTGACGGCACGGTGACGGACAACGTAACGAGGTTGATCTGGCTGGAGAATGCGCATTGCGCCCCTGACCCAGTGGATTGGGAGCAGGCCTTGGCCTTCGCCAACTCTCTGGCCGATGGCTCGACCGGGGGTCAAGACAGCAGCGACTGTGGTCTCTCAGACAGCTCTGTGGCGGGTCAGTGGCGCTTGCCGAACGTACGGGAGCTACAGAGTCTGGTGCACTACGGGGTGGGCTTGCCTTCCGTACCGAACACTTCGGGTATCGGCCAGTGGGTCGAGGGCGATCCGTTCTCGACCGTGCAGTTCTCTAGCCAGTACACCGGGTACTGGTCGTCGACGTCTTCGACCACCAGCGCTGATCGCGCCTGGCTCGTAGGCATGAGGACGGGCAACGTCTCTCAAAGGATCAAAACCATCGGATTCCACGTCTGGCCGGTACGCCAGAATCAGAAACAGCTCGCGCCAACGGCTTTCGGACCACCGACGCCCTCGCTGGTGCTGGCCGATGGTGGCATCGAGTTTCCCGACGGTTCGGTACAGACAACGGCGGCGGGGCGTACATGGCGTCGGTGCGGACCATGGCGAGAGTGTAGGGCTCCGGCCCCGGTGCCGCGGACTGGGCAGACGAGCTGCTACGACGTTTCGGGTGCCATCGTCGGGTGCGGAACGGGGATCGGCCGGGGCCAGGACGGGGCTCTCCAGCGAGGGGTGGCCTGGCCAAAACCTCGGTTCGTCAAGAACGGTGACGGCACGGTGACGGACAACCTGACAAGGTTGATCTGGCTGGAGAATGCGGACTGCGCCCCTGCCCCAATGGACTGGGAGGAGGCGTTGGCCTTCTCCAACTCTCTGGCCGATGACTCGACCGTGGGTTACCGCGAGAGCGCCTGCGGTCTCTCAGACGGCTCGGTGGCTGGCCAGTGGCGCCTGCCGAACGTGCGGGAGCTGCAGAGTCTGGTGCATTACGGGGTGGGCATGCCTACCGTACCGAACACTGCGGGTACCGGCCAGTGGGTCGAGGGCGATCCGTTTTCGGGCGTGCGGTCCGACGCCTATTGGACGTCCGACTCGAATGCCGCCAGCGCCACCAGCTCCAACTTCACTTGGATCGTTAGCATGCGCATCGGCGGCGTCAGCAACGGCTGGAAGCTCAGCAGATTCCACGTCTGGCCGGTCCGTGGCGGACAGTGAGGTCCATGGTCGGCGATCGGAACCGACGGACGGCGAGTCAGGGAGGGTCGGTCACCGAAGGGAAACGGCGCCGACCCACCGGTCCCTACCGTTGGTATCAGTGTCACTTGGGTCTTGACCTCTAGGCTCAGCCCGCCTTCGCCGCGGTAGGTCGCCTGCCGATTGAGGTCCATGCTCCAAACCCAGCCAGGGCAGCCACGATCGCGAGGGCGAAGAGCGACGTGCCGAATGGGAATCAGGCCGCCAGTGCGCCCGGCAGCAGCGATTTGCCGAAAGAGCGCACCGTGAACACCGGGCTCTTGGCGAGTCGAACCACTCGTTCGGTGGTGCTGCCGAGAATCAACCGCTCGAATCCGGTCAGTCCGTGGGTGGGGATGACGATCAAATCCGTGCTGTGTTTCTCCGCGAACTCCGCGATCTGGTTGGAGGCCCGTCCGTCCAGCACGTAGGTGCCGAAGTCGACGGTCGAGCCGGGTGTTTCCGCGATCAGCTCGTGCATTGCCTTTGCGGACTCTTCGCGCCAGCCGTGTTGAGTCTCGGGCACCGCCCAGATTTCGCTGCCGCTGTAGACCTTGGGCCAATCGGGCTCTTCGATCACATGGACGAGCTGCAGATGCGAACCGTAGGTAGCCGCCAGCTCGCGTCCGAAGCACAGCGCCTCGCGTGAGTGCTTGGAGAAGTCGATCGGTACCAGGATCTGTTCGAGCTTCTCGAGCCTTCGCGGCTCCTCGGTCTCCCGCAGCGTCAGCACGGGGCACTCGGCGTGCCGCACGACATGCTCTGCGACGCTGCCGAGAAATGGACCGGTTCGCCAGCCACGAGTGCCCATCACGATCACGTCGATGTCTTCCTCCTTGGCGTGGTCGAGGATGGCTTGTCCCGGTGAAACGCAGCGTACCCGAAACTCCCGAATGCTCAGGGAGCGCCGCTCCTGCTCGGCGACCAGGGCAGTCATTTTCGCGTCAGCGATCTCGAACAGCTTGGCGAGAATCTCGTCGGCTTCCGGAAAGTCGCGCTCGGGATCGTTCGGGTCGTCCGCATGTAGAACGGAGGCGTGGAACATCTGGAACTCGGCTCTGTGCTGACGAGCCAGAAACAGGGCGTGCGCCAGGGCCTGCTTCGAACATCGCGAGAAATCAGTCGGGTAGAGGATCTTTCGTATCTTGAGCATGGCTACCTCCTTCGGGGGGACATCACCCCGCTTGTTCTTAGTATTTTCACCGTGCTTGCGCCATACCTTTCCGGGTGGGGAGCGCCGGGAGCTCGCAAGGCGGCCGGTGTTAGGCTGAGCCGGTTGCTTCACGACAAGGAGGAACCACAGTGCTGAGACGATGGTTGATCGGCGCAGGCTCGATGGTTGTGCTTGCATCAGAAGCGATGTCAAGTGGCACACCTCTCCGGCCTGCTCGAACCACTGGAGATCGAGCGTCTCGATGGGAGACCGACCTGGCGGTTACCGAGGTCTTGGCTTGGTGGTCGTGGCGAGCTCCATCGACTCGCCGGTTTAGAAGACAGCTTCGTTCTGGTCTCGCAGCAGATGAACCATGCTTGCATCAGGGCCTCTAAGGCCATCTCTTCGTTCGGTTCGGTGAGGGTGCATAGTCTTGCTAGGGTGCCTTGGAGCCCGTGCTCTGGGCCATGCAAAACCGAGATGCTGTCCCTCGTAACCTCGTGCCGGAGAACCGTCTGGCGCCACGACACCGGGCACCAGTCCACCGGTCGCAGCCGTCGGCCGATTCCGGTTGGAAGCTGCGTCTTTAGGCTACGACTCGATACACCTCCTCGTTCTTCCACATCGCGCACCGTAGCGGCGATCTTGCGGGCGATCGTGATCCTCGCCATCGGTGGCTTGGTGCCCGTTTCGCACAGCCGCTCGTAGGCCTCCTTCAAAGACCGGCCGGGATTGGATCGATTGATCGCCGTGATGGCGGCACCCTTGAAGATCGTCTTGAGCATCGGGTTGTGATTGCGATTCAAGCCCCGGGTCTTGACCACCTGGGCCTTGACCCAACCTCCTTGGGTCGGAAGCCAGTCGGCCGAGGATCGAGTTACCACAGCGAAGCCGCAGTAGCTCCAGAACTGGCGTTTGGAGCGAAAGCGGTGCGGTGTCACGACCGTGGCGATCAGCAGAGCCGCCCGGATCGGTCCGATGCCGGGAGCCGTCTCGAGGATTTTCGAGATCCGGTGCCGGCGTGACTCGGCCAAAAGCCCCGCTGCGGCCTCGGCCTTGAGCTCGCTCAGGCCGTCGACCTCGTGCCCTAGAAGCTTCGTCGTCGGCCGCATCACGGCAGGCAGCTGCTCGAGCCCGGCGTCGCGCCGCTCCGGATCGTAGACACTCGCACCGCCACAGCGAACTCCCCGGCGCCCGAACTGGCTTTTGAGCCGGTTCTTGGCGCGCGTCAGGTCCAGGGTCAGCCCTTGGTAGACGCGTGCCCACTCGCGTAGCTTCCGGTAGCGCTGCGGAGCCTTGAAGACTCCGGGCCCAGCCCGCCCGATGCGCAGCTTCTCGGCCAGGCCGTGAGCATCGATCGCGTCGCTCTTGGCTCCTGGCGTCCAGACGTTCTGGTAGACGACCAGCTCGGCCACGTGCGGCAACAGGATCTCGTAGAGCCACTCGCTCCAGGTGCCCTCTTCGATGCAGACGTGGAGCGTTCCCGTGAGCTTGCGCACATAGCCCACCAGCGCAAGGCCGGTCGTCTCCATGACTTCGCGCTGGAGTCGCTTGCCGGCGGCGTTCAGCACGCAGACTGTGGAGCTGTCGCGGTGGACGTCGATGCCGATGTATCGTTCCATGGCGGTCTTCCTCCTTTCGGGCTCGATGCCCGGGTCGTTGTTTTTCCAACCCAAGCATCTCCCGATTGGGGGAGTCCGCCACTATCAAATACGTCCAGTCAGATCGCATCGGTACGCGCCGCGCCAAGACGCGGCTTCTGACGATGTCTTGCTCTAACCCTCGTGCCCGCCGGGGTGCAGGAATCGAACGAGGACCCTTCCCGGCAATCGACCGATGAGGTCCTGGCGGCGGAGCACGACCGCGAACGGCCCTTTCTAATGCCGGTGGAGGACGTCTACCGGCGCGACGAAGTCGTCATTCCGGATAGCGGCCTTCAATGAGTTCTTCAGTCGCGATCTTCGGGACGAGGAGCGGACTCAAGGCTCCGGACGACGAAGCCTACGAGCCGGCGCAGGTCTAGAATGCATCCATCGATGCGAGTCTATGCCGCTCTGATTCCCAAATGAATCGAGACAGATCCTCTTTCGCGGGCCGCATCACCGTGAGGTTCGCCCGTATCGCCCACCGGCCCTGGCTCCACCTGCTGCTGATCTTGCTGGCTTGCGCCGGCACCTTCGCCAACACTCTCGAGAACTCGCTGCAGCTGGACGACGCGTACCGGGTGGCGAGTAACCCCGAGGTAAAGAGGTTCTGGCCGCCCTGGCGGCACTTTCTCGATCCCCGCACCAGCACCTCGCTGCCCACACTCGAGCAGTACCGGCCGCTCCTGCCGCTCAGCTTGTCGCTCAACAACGAGCTGAGCGACCGCCTGGGCATCGAGCTGTTGGCAGGGTATCACCTGGGTAATCTCGGCATCCATCTGGCGGTCTGCTGGCTGGTCTATCTGCTTTTCTCCGAGCTGTTGCTGCACTGGTCGGGACTCGATTTGGGGGGGCGGCGGCTGCGGGGGATCGCTCTGGCCGGTACGCTTCTTTTCGCCATCCACCCGGTCTCCGGGGTGCCGGTCAACTACATCAGTGCTCGCGATCTGCTGCTGATGATGCTCTTCCTCACCGTCGCCTTGCTGGTCTACCTGAGGATGCGGCGGCGGGGCGCGTCGGTCGCTGGCTGGACGCTGGCGCTGGGCCTGTCCGCCCTTTCGATTCTCGCCAAGCAGAACAGCGTCGTCATGCCATTGCTCGTGCTGCTGTTCGAACTCGGGCCGGCGAAGTCTCGCTGGCGCTCTCCTGCAACCTGGGCGCGGCCTGCGGCCTTCGCCCTGGTGATGGCCAGCTACTTCGCGTGGACCCGGTTGGTGCTCGCTTCCTCGGACCTGGCCATGGTCACCAGCCCAGGGCGCTCCTCCGGGATCTACCTCCTGACCATGCTACGGCTGCACCTCTTTCACTACGCGCGCAATGTTATCTGGCCTTTCCGGAGGCGCCCACAGCCGGAAGTCGTCGAGGCTGGGGCGCTCTTCGATCCAGGGGTCATCGCGGGTCTGTCCTTCATCCTCGCCAGCCTTTTTTTGGTCTGGCGCCTGCGCAGGCGAGCTCCGGTGGCGAGCTGGTCAACCCTCGCCTACTGGGTGCTGTTCATTCCGACCTCGTCGCTGTGGCCGTTCTACCACCTAGCGGTCGACTACCGCCAGTATCCGTCGCTCGCTTTCCTCTGTCTCGCTCTGGCGATCGGCCTGACGGTACTGCTGCCGGCGCGAGCCTTCTTGGTGGTGCTACTGCTAGCCGTCTATCTCGGCATCTCGTCATACATCCTGAACGGGATCTGGCGCACCGAGGAGAGCTTCTGGGCCCAAAGCGTACGCTACGGAGCGACACCTCTCGGTCACATGAACTACGCCCGCAGCATTCAGGGGCGGGACCCGGCGCGGGCCGAGCGGCACTATCTCGAGGCACTGCAGCGGGCGCCGGGCCATGTCTACACGCATATCAACTTGGGAATGCACTATCTCGCGACCGGACGGCCGGTCGAGGGGCTTGCGCACGCCCGACGGGCAGCGGAGATCGCACCCGGGTGGGCGATCGCGCACCACTGGTTGTCAAAGGCCTACAGACATACCGGCGACATCGCTGGCGCGCAGGCCGAAAGCCGCATCGCAGCTGACCTCGACCCACGCAACTTGGAGTACCAGTACCAGGCGGCTTACGACCTCTACGACCAAGGCGAGCTGGAGGCCATGCTGCTCTACCTCGAGCGTGTCGCCGAACGCGACCCAGGCCACCGGCTGACGTTGTTTCTCCAGGGGGTTGCCCTGCAACAGCTCGGCCGCTGGTCGGAGGCCGAAGCTAGCTACCGGCGATTCCTCAAGTTCCACCCCGGCTATGCCCAGGCGTGGTTCAACTTGGCCCACGGCTTGATGTCGGCGGGCCGCTGCGACGAGGCCGTCGCCGGGTTCGAGGAGGCGCTGCGCCTAGATGCGGCAGACCAAAGCGCCGCCCATCATTGGCTGGAGTTCTGCCAGCGCTAGTGCGCCGGACTCTCTGGCGGACCTGTCGCAGCCACCGCGCCTGGTGCGCTCTCGCGGGGGCCCCTGGCGCGAGTCTCTCCAAGCCAAGTTCGAGGCCGAGATGATCGAGCCGAGCTTCTCCTTCCTCACCATCAAAGACCACTGCGGTTTGCCAGGTAAGTGTTCAGGCGGATGAGGTCGTCACCGGTCAACTCAGAATTGAAGATGCCCCACTCGACCACGGTGATCTGCGACCTATAAGAAGCGTTGCAGCCATTCAGTGCGCCGAGAGTCAAGTGATGCATGCCGTCGGTGTTGCCCAGGCTGCCCGCAGTCAGAGTCTGGGTTCCGTCCTCCCACGCATCGCTGCTGGAGCCGTCGAAGATAAGTACCCAATAATGGTCATTCGTGTCCAGAGTCGTGTTGATGGACAGTTCGGACATACCGCTGTACATGGCGTTCTCGCAATCCGACGTGCAGTTGACCGCGAAAAGCTCACCTCTGTGAGAGAATCTGTCCGAGTCGTAGAAGACCTTGAACTCTCCAGGATCAACGGTCCACCCACCGATGAGAAAAACCGTGTATGGCTGCGTAATGAGAGTGTCTGGCCAGCCGTCATCTGCCGCCACGCTGCGGATGCACTCCGTTCCGTCAAACTGCACGCCGTCCAAGCCGTTCAAGTAGGACGACACTACCGAGGGCGGCACGCCGTCCGTTGAGGCATCCAACGTGTGAGCGACGACTTCGTCGTCCCAAGTGGTCACGTCGCCACCGCTTTGGTTCAGGTTGCCGCCGTCCGTCTTGAACCAGAACTCCAAGTCGGGGTGGTCAGACGGAGCCCACGCCGACATGATGATCTGCGTCCGTAGGGTGCCGGCACTCAGCAGTGCCACAACCAGCGAGAAGAAGAGTGCCACTCGTCTCATTAGTCAATCGTGCCGAAAGGAGTGATCGTCAGGGTGCTAACCGTCCCAGTCGTCGTGCCGATATCGAGTAGTACCCAGTCACCGGCGTCGATGCTGCCGTTTGAAAGGGCGCCATCGTCCTGCGCTCCGTCGTTGTCACAGGTGATCGTGGCGTCAATCGTCAAGCAAGCGTCCGCCGTCGAG
Encoded proteins:
- a CDS encoding DUF1566 domain-containing protein, encoding MKAFLSLAAAVLVLGAVGATAGEAQVHPVRWGEDQVPPQAVESARPSLVPAGGGIEFPDGSVQTTAARGRRPARVPRTGQTSCYDVLGAIVGCAPWIGLGQDGALQLGVTWPNPRFTKNGDGTVTDNVTRLIWLENAHCAPDPVDWEQALAFANSLADGSTGGQDSSDCGLSDSSVAGQWRLPNVRELQSLVHYGVGLPSVPNTSGIGQWVEGDPFSTVQFSSQYTGYWSSTSSTTSADRAWLVGMRTGNVSQRIKTIGFHVWPVRQNQKQLAPTAFGPPTPSLVLADGGIEFPDGSVQTTAAGRTWRRCGPWRECRAPAPVPRTGQTSCYDVSGAIVGCGTGIGRGQDGALQRGVAWPKPRFVKNGDGTVTDNLTRLIWLENADCAPAPMDWEEALAFSNSLADDSTVGYRESACGLSDGSVAGQWRLPNVRELQSLVHYGVGMPTVPNTAGTGQWVEGDPFSGVRSDAYWTSDSNAASATSSNFTWIVSMRIGGVSNGWKLSRFHVWPVRGGQ
- a CDS encoding universal stress protein — protein: MLKIRKILYPTDFSRCSKQALAHALFLARQHRAEFQMFHASVLHADDPNDPERDFPEADEILAKLFEIADAKMTALVAEQERRSLSIREFRVRCVSPGQAILDHAKEEDIDVIVMGTRGWRTGPFLGSVAEHVVRHAECPVLTLRETEEPRRLEKLEQILVPIDFSKHSREALCFGRELAATYGSHLQLVHVIEEPDWPKVYSGSEIWAVPETQHGWREESAKAMHELIAETPGSTVDFGTYVLDGRASNQIAEFAEKHSTDLIVIPTHGLTGFERLILGSTTERVVRLAKSPVFTVRSFGKSLLPGALAA
- a CDS encoding IS110 family transposase — protein: MERYIGIDVHRDSSTVCVLNAAGKRLQREVMETTGLALVGYVRKLTGTLHVCIEEGTWSEWLYEILLPHVAELVVYQNVWTPGAKSDAIDAHGLAEKLRIGRAGPGVFKAPQRYRKLREWARVYQGLTLDLTRAKNRLKSQFGRRGVRCGGASVYDPERRDAGLEQLPAVMRPTTKLLGHEVDGLSELKAEAAAGLLAESRRHRISKILETAPGIGPIRAALLIATVVTPHRFRSKRQFWSYCGFAVVTRSSADWLPTQGGWVKAQVVKTRGLNRNHNPMLKTIFKGAAITAINRSNPGRSLKEAYERLCETGTKPPMARITIARKIAATVRDVEERGGVSSRSLKTQLPTGIGRRLRPVDWCPVSWRQTVLRHEVTRDSISVLHGPEHGLQGTLARLCTLTEPNEEMALEALMQAWFICCETRTKLSSKPASRWSSPRPPSQDLGNRQVGLPSRRSISSGSSRPERCAT
- a CDS encoding tetratricopeptide repeat protein; this translates as MNRDRSSFAGRITVRFARIAHRPWLHLLLILLACAGTFANTLENSLQLDDAYRVASNPEVKRFWPPWRHFLDPRTSTSLPTLEQYRPLLPLSLSLNNELSDRLGIELLAGYHLGNLGIHLAVCWLVYLLFSELLLHWSGLDLGGRRLRGIALAGTLLFAIHPVSGVPVNYISARDLLLMMLFLTVALLVYLRMRRRGASVAGWTLALGLSALSILAKQNSVVMPLLVLLFELGPAKSRWRSPATWARPAAFALVMASYFAWTRLVLASSDLAMVTSPGRSSGIYLLTMLRLHLFHYARNVIWPFRRRPQPEVVEAGALFDPGVIAGLSFILASLFLVWRLRRRAPVASWSTLAYWVLFIPTSSLWPFYHLAVDYRQYPSLAFLCLALAIGLTVLLPARAFLVVLLLAVYLGISSYILNGIWRTEESFWAQSVRYGATPLGHMNYARSIQGRDPARAERHYLEALQRAPGHVYTHINLGMHYLATGRPVEGLAHARRAAEIAPGWAIAHHWLSKAYRHTGDIAGAQAESRIAADLDPRNLEYQYQAAYDLYDQGELEAMLLYLERVAERDPGHRLTLFLQGVALQQLGRWSEAEASYRRFLKFHPGYAQAWFNLAHGLMSAGRCDEAVAGFEEALRLDAADQSAAHHWLEFCQR